A single region of the Acanthopagrus latus isolate v.2019 chromosome 11, fAcaLat1.1, whole genome shotgun sequence genome encodes:
- the lmo4b gene encoding LIM domain transcription factor LMO4b has translation MVNPGGSSQPPPVGTGSLSWKRCAGCGGKIADRFLLYTMDSYWHSRCLKCSCCQAQLGEIGTSCYTKSGMILCRNDYIRLFGNSGACSACGQSIPASELVMRAQGNVYHLKCFTCSTCRNRLVPGDRFHYINGSLFCEHDRPTALINGHLSSLQTNPLLPDQKVC, from the exons ATGGTGAATCCTGGAGGCAGCAGCCAGCCACCACCGGTGGGCACAGGTTCTCTGTCCTGGAAGCGGTGTGCAGGCTGCGGGGGCAAAATCGCAGACCGTTTCCTCCTTTACACCATGGACAGCTACTGGCACAGCCGATGCCTCAAGTGTTCCTGCTGCCAGGCCCAGCTGGGCGAAATCGGCACGTCGTGCTACACAAAAAGCGGCATGATCCTGTGCAGAAACGACTACATCAG ATTATTTGGAAACAGCGGAGCTTGCAGCGCCTGTGGTCAGTCCATTCCAGCCAGTGAACTGGTGATGAGGGCGCAGGGCAACGTGTACCATCTCAAG tgtttcacaTGTTCCACCTGCCGGAACCGGCTCGTCCCCGGGGATCGGTTCCACTACATCAACGGCAGCCTGTTCTGCGAACACGACAGACCCACAGCACTCATCAACGGCCATTTGAGTTCACTGCAGACGAACCCGCTACTGCCCGATCAGAAG